Proteins co-encoded in one Eremothecium sinecaudum strain ATCC 58844 chromosome VI, complete sequence genomic window:
- a CDS encoding HFL196Cp (Syntenic homolog of Ashbya gossypii AGL095W; Syntenic homolog of Saccharomyces cerevisiae YDR034W-B and YBR056W-A), with the protein MMNTGKYGYSDGYNQRGYGGGGRNYGGFGGYNQGGYGGGYGGGYGGGYGGGGYYQQGQPIYQQQRPPQDDGCCQIYCSLLVCCTLYNLCCGGGMY; encoded by the coding sequence ATGATGAACACGGGAAAATACGGATACTCTGATGGATACAACCAGCGCGGCTACGGCGGAGGCGGTAGAAACTACGGTGGTTTCGGTGGTTACAACCAAGGTGGCTACGGTGGAGGCTACGGTGGAGGCTATGGTGGTGGATATGGTGGTGGCGGGTACTACCAACAAGGCCAGCCAATATACCAACAGCAGCGACCACCACAGGATGACGGTTGTTGCCAAATATACTGTAGCTTGTTAGTATGTTGTACCCTATATAACCTCTGTTGTGGCGGAGGTATGTACTGA